The Synechococcales cyanobacterium CNB genome includes a window with the following:
- a CDS encoding DNA-3-methyladenine glycosylase I, giving the protein MPVRCPWAKTELSIAYHDAEWGVPCHDDRTLFEFITLEGAQAGLSWETILRKRGRYREVFEGFDPERVSRFTPADVERLLADPGIVRNRAKVESAIANARAVLRAREEFGSLDACLWRFVDGRPIVHRRRWMSDIPASSAVSDAMSTDLKRRGFAFVGTTVCYALMQAVGMVNDHLISCPRHAEISGVR; this is encoded by the coding sequence ATGCCCGTTCGTTGCCCCTGGGCGAAGACGGAGTTGTCGATCGCGTACCACGACGCCGAGTGGGGCGTTCCGTGCCACGACGACCGCACGCTCTTCGAGTTCATCACGCTCGAAGGGGCGCAGGCGGGGTTGTCGTGGGAGACGATCCTCCGCAAGCGGGGTCGCTACCGCGAGGTGTTCGAGGGTTTCGACCCGGAGCGTGTCTCGCGGTTCACCCCCGCTGACGTTGAGCGTCTGCTGGCCGACCCGGGCATCGTCCGCAACCGGGCGAAGGTCGAGTCGGCGATCGCCAACGCGCGGGCCGTGCTGCGCGCGCGGGAGGAGTTCGGCTCGCTGGACGCCTGCCTGTGGCGGTTCGTGGACGGCCGCCCGATCGTGCATCGGCGACGATGGATGAGCGACATCCCCGCGTCGTCGGCGGTGTCGGACGCGATGAGCACGGACCTCAAACGCCGCGGGTTCGCGTTCGTGGGCACGACGGTCTGTTACGCGCTGATGCAGGCGGTCGGGATGGTGAACGACCACCTCATCTCCTGCCCGCGCCACGCCGAGATATCCGGGGTGCGTTGA
- a CDS encoding PH domain-containing protein, translating to MTLAADRACEWVYRGVWGAIARDFRVPGEPPTLPVRPGEEIRSTRPAPGYLRYVKFKFWIVLLLMDGLLTALWVVLLVANRTVGLWIFPVYLVVAFVPDVIAYVAIHLRYDTTWYVFTPRSLRIRRGIWIIRESTITFENVQNVAVRQGPLQRRYGIADLHVQTAGGGGGAGPHGAQPGAGSHHGLIEGVDDAPALRDTIMRFVTASRSAGLGDERDAAPLARPASATLTPEHRAVLRDIREAARAIHAAGA from the coding sequence GTGACCCTCGCCGCCGACCGCGCCTGCGAGTGGGTCTACCGCGGCGTGTGGGGCGCGATCGCCCGCGACTTCCGCGTGCCGGGCGAGCCGCCGACGCTGCCCGTGCGACCGGGCGAGGAGATACGCTCGACGCGCCCCGCGCCGGGATATCTGCGCTACGTCAAGTTCAAGTTCTGGATCGTGCTGCTGCTGATGGATGGCTTGCTCACCGCCCTGTGGGTCGTGCTGCTCGTAGCGAATCGCACGGTTGGACTGTGGATATTCCCGGTGTACCTGGTCGTCGCCTTCGTGCCGGACGTCATCGCCTACGTCGCCATCCACCTCCGCTACGACACCACGTGGTACGTCTTCACGCCCCGGAGCCTGCGCATCCGGCGCGGTATCTGGATCATCCGCGAGAGCACCATCACCTTCGAGAACGTGCAGAACGTCGCCGTTCGGCAGGGTCCTCTCCAGCGGCGCTACGGCATCGCGGACCTGCACGTGCAGACGGCGGGCGGCGGGGGCGGCGCGGGACCGCACGGTGCACAGCCGGGCGCTGGCTCGCACCACGGCCTGATCGAGGGCGTTGACGACGCGCCCGCCCTGCGCGACACCATCATGCGCTTCGTCACCGCCTCGCGCTCCGCCGGCCTCGGCGACGAACGCGATGCCGCCCCGCTCGCCCGCCCGGCCTCGGCAACACTCACCCCCGAGCACCGCGCCGTCCTGCGCGACATCCGCGAGGCAGCGCGGGCGATCCACGCTGCAGGAGCCTGA
- a CDS encoding PH domain-containing protein yields MLMRYYSVVALLTGPLFPIFIVERYCRYRTLRYRFDDEGVWMSWGLLFRREINLTYRRIQDIHVSRGLIQRWFGLAVVQVQTASASATPEITIEGVLDADALRDFLYKRMRGARGESDAESVREGSPEEVDELLDTLREVRDALRVLAARGGTA; encoded by the coding sequence ATCCTGATGCGGTACTACAGCGTGGTCGCACTCCTGACCGGCCCGCTCTTCCCGATCTTCATCGTCGAGCGTTACTGCAGGTACCGGACGCTTCGATACCGCTTCGACGACGAGGGCGTCTGGATGTCGTGGGGTCTCCTCTTCCGGCGCGAGATCAACCTCACCTACCGGCGCATCCAGGACATCCACGTCTCGCGCGGGCTGATCCAGCGGTGGTTCGGGCTTGCCGTCGTGCAGGTCCAGACTGCGTCCGCGAGCGCGACGCCCGAGATCACGATCGAGGGCGTGCTGGACGCCGACGCCCTGCGGGACTTCCTCTACAAGCGGATGCGCGGGGCGCGCGGCGAGAGCGACGCCGAGTCTGTGCGTGAAGGTTCTCCGGAAGAAGTAGACGAGTTGCTCGACACGCTGCGCGAGGTGCGCGATGCGCTGCGCGTGCTGGCCGCGCGGGGAGGCACGGCGTGA
- a CDS encoding 9-O-acetylesterase gives MKPVLALRFGLAATASIGSATLADVRLPAFFDDGMVLQQNAEARLWGWADPGERITVSPDWPGAQPASATADAHGRWMVRLRTPSAGGPHTITVRGRNELTINDVLLGEVWLCSGQSNMEMPLGNVGPGYTGVLDWEAEVAAADHPAIRLFTVANALSAKPEDDCRGAWTACTPETARTFSATAYYFGRELHRELRVPIGLIAADWGGTVCEAWMSEAAVARFPELADRLEVVRLTRDDPDRLDREHAEAVAAWERTIERDERAAWARPDFDDSAWPTHPVPATWSGPDLGGFDGTAWFRTTIHLPSEWAGRDLLLSLGPIDDQDWTFFNGEKVGEMTGPGRWNQPRRYTAPGRFVAAGRNTIAVAVLDTGGLGGINGSPEDLWARPADAEGVQPVRLAGEWRYRRAAEGSLPPRPEPRRIGPNSPTALHNGMIAPLAPMAVRGAIWYQGESNRGRAWQYRTLFPALIEDWRAVFQNPEMPFYFVQIAPFEYQNDRGETAELREAQLLAMRTPHTGMVVTMDVGEAKDIHPRNKRDVGRRLALWALAKTYGVDGVECSGPIFLDASPEDGMIRARFAHADGLSARGGMPRGFEVAGEDRVYHPAGAIIDGASVLAFSPLVPEPVAVRYGWGAAADPNMFNGAGLPASPFRSDDWERVTQPK, from the coding sequence ATGAAGCCCGTTCTTGCCCTGCGGTTCGGCCTCGCCGCAACCGCCTCGATCGGTTCGGCCACGCTCGCAGACGTGCGCCTGCCCGCGTTCTTCGACGACGGCATGGTCCTGCAGCAGAACGCCGAGGCCCGCCTGTGGGGCTGGGCTGACCCCGGCGAGCGCATCACGGTCTCGCCCGACTGGCCCGGCGCGCAGCCTGCGAGCGCGACCGCCGACGCACACGGCCGTTGGATGGTGCGCCTGCGCACGCCCTCCGCGGGCGGGCCGCACACGATCACAGTGCGCGGCCGGAACGAACTCACGATCAACGACGTGCTCCTGGGCGAGGTCTGGCTCTGCTCGGGCCAGTCCAACATGGAGATGCCGCTGGGCAACGTCGGACCCGGTTATACCGGCGTGCTGGACTGGGAGGCGGAGGTCGCCGCGGCCGACCACCCCGCGATCCGACTGTTCACCGTCGCCAATGCGCTCTCGGCGAAGCCCGAGGACGACTGCCGGGGCGCATGGACCGCCTGCACGCCAGAGACCGCACGCACGTTCAGCGCGACCGCGTACTACTTCGGCCGTGAACTCCACCGCGAACTTCGCGTGCCGATCGGGCTGATCGCGGCAGACTGGGGGGGCACCGTCTGCGAGGCGTGGATGAGCGAGGCCGCAGTCGCGAGGTTCCCTGAACTCGCCGACCGGCTCGAAGTCGTGCGCCTGACGCGCGACGACCCCGATCGGCTCGATCGCGAACACGCCGAGGCGGTCGCGGCGTGGGAGCGCACGATCGAACGCGACGAGCGCGCCGCCTGGGCACGACCCGACTTCGACGACAGCGCATGGCCGACGCACCCCGTGCCCGCGACCTGGAGTGGGCCAGACCTCGGCGGGTTCGACGGAACCGCCTGGTTCCGCACCACCATCCACCTGCCGTCCGAGTGGGCGGGGCGGGACCTGCTGCTCTCACTCGGGCCGATCGACGATCAGGACTGGACGTTCTTCAACGGGGAGAAGGTCGGCGAAATGACCGGCCCGGGCCGCTGGAACCAGCCGCGCCGCTACACGGCGCCTGGTCGGTTCGTCGCGGCGGGGCGGAACACGATCGCCGTCGCGGTGCTGGACACGGGCGGCCTGGGCGGGATCAACGGCTCACCAGAGGATCTCTGGGCGCGCCCGGCGGACGCAGAGGGCGTTCAGCCGGTGCGCCTGGCGGGCGAGTGGCGCTATCGGCGCGCGGCGGAAGGCTCGCTCCCCCCTCGCCCGGAGCCGCGGCGGATCGGGCCGAACTCTCCGACCGCGCTCCACAACGGCATGATCGCCCCGCTCGCGCCGATGGCCGTGCGCGGTGCGATCTGGTACCAGGGCGAGTCCAACCGCGGGCGGGCGTGGCAGTACCGCACGCTCTTCCCCGCGCTGATCGAGGACTGGCGCGCCGTGTTCCAGAACCCGGAGATGCCGTTCTACTTCGTGCAGATCGCGCCGTTCGAGTACCAGAACGATCGGGGCGAGACGGCGGAACTGCGCGAGGCGCAACTGCTCGCCATGCGCACGCCGCACACGGGCATGGTGGTGACGATGGACGTCGGCGAGGCGAAGGACATCCACCCTCGCAACAAGCGCGACGTCGGTCGGCGGCTCGCGCTCTGGGCGCTGGCGAAGACCTACGGCGTGGATGGCGTCGAGTGCTCGGGGCCGATCTTCCTCGACGCCTCGCCCGAGGACGGCATGATCCGCGCCAGGTTCGCGCACGCCGACGGGCTGTCGGCGCGGGGCGGGATGCCGCGCGGGTTCGAGGTGGCGGGCGAGGATCGCGTGTACCACCCCGCGGGCGCGATCATCGACGGGGCGAGCGTGCTGGCGTTCAGCCCGCTGGTGCCCGAGCCGGTGGCGGTGCGCTACGGCTGGGGCGCGGCGGCGGACCCGAACATGTTCAACGGCGCGGGGCTGCCCGCGTCGCCCTTCCGAAGCGACGACTGGGAACGAGTGACGCAACCGAAGTGA
- a CDS encoding ABC transporter substrate-binding protein — protein sequence MRRLIVACAAIAMLATACKEQAAAPETGGPRRLVVGFSQIGAESAWRTAETESIRSEAQARGVDLKFSDAQQKQENQISALRSFITQKVDAIILAPIVETGWEPVLREAKRAGIPVVLVDRGVDVDDDSLYTTLIASDFVEEGRMAGRWLAERLGGSGRIVELQGTPGSAPAIDRKRGFEEAIAEFPGMTVVRSQSGDFTRAKGKEVMEAFLKAEREKIDAVYAHNDDMALGAIQAIEEAGLKPGTDVVLVSIDGVRAAFEAMVQGKLNCTVECNPLLGPAAFDAVERALAGETLPKWIKVEDRVFDQSVAAEVIDTRKY from the coding sequence ATGCGCAGGCTGATTGTCGCGTGTGCCGCCATTGCGATGCTGGCGACGGCGTGCAAGGAGCAGGCCGCCGCGCCCGAAACCGGCGGGCCGAGGCGGCTGGTCGTCGGGTTCTCGCAGATCGGCGCGGAGAGCGCGTGGCGCACCGCCGAGACCGAGTCGATCCGCTCCGAGGCCCAGGCACGCGGCGTGGACCTGAAGTTCAGCGACGCGCAGCAGAAGCAGGAGAACCAGATCAGCGCCCTGCGCTCCTTCATCACGCAGAAAGTGGACGCGATCATCCTCGCGCCGATCGTCGAGACCGGATGGGAGCCGGTGCTGCGAGAGGCGAAGCGAGCCGGCATCCCGGTGGTGCTTGTCGATCGCGGCGTGGACGTGGACGACGACTCGCTCTACACCACGCTGATCGCATCGGACTTCGTCGAGGAGGGACGCATGGCGGGCAGGTGGCTCGCCGAGCGGCTCGGCGGCTCGGGGCGCATCGTGGAACTCCAGGGCACGCCCGGCTCCGCGCCAGCCATCGACCGGAAGCGCGGATTCGAGGAGGCCATCGCCGAGTTCCCGGGCATGACCGTCGTCCGCTCGCAGTCGGGCGACTTCACCCGCGCCAAGGGCAAGGAGGTCATGGAAGCGTTCCTCAAGGCGGAACGGGAGAAGATCGACGCTGTTTACGCGCACAACGACGACATGGCGCTCGGCGCGATCCAGGCGATCGAGGAGGCCGGACTGAAGCCGGGCACGGACGTCGTTCTCGTCTCCATCGACGGCGTGCGGGCCGCATTCGAGGCGATGGTCCAGGGCAAACTGAACTGCACCGTCGAGTGCAACCCGCTGCTCGGCCCCGCCGCGTTCGACGCGGTCGAGCGGGCGCTCGCCGGCGAGACCCTGCCGAAATGGATCAAGGTCGAGGACCGGGTCTTTGACCAGTCCGTGGCGGCGGAGGTTATCGATACGCGGAAGTACTGA
- a CDS encoding sugar ABC transporter ATP-binding protein, which translates to MGEAPPLLEARGLVKVYPGVRALDGADFTLRAGEVHALMGENGAGKSTLIKALTGAVLPDAGEVRLDGRVVRPRSPVEAQRLGISTVYQEVNLAPNLSLAENVLLGRQPRQFGLIDRRRSRRRAEKVMARLGVRADVGRPLGSLPIAVQQMAAIGRALDLDARVLVLDEPTSSLDAEETARLFAVMRDLATRGMGVVFITHFIGQVYEACGRITVMRGGRVVAVRDAEDLPRLELVALMLGVSMEEARAIERSHARTGSSADVALRAQGLRRGRVGPIDLELRKGGALGLAGLLGSGRTETARMVAGADRPESGRVEIDGRSVPTGSPRRAIAAGIALCPEDRKAEALVPGLSVRENISLAAQARRGWWRPIGRRGQRELAERFVRSLRIATPGVEKAAGELSGGNQQKVVLARWLATEPRVLLLDEPTRGIDVGAKAEVERLVGDLCARGVAMLFISSEVEEVARVCDRVLVLRDGRAAGELSGQVVTVEAVMRLIAGEGERA; encoded by the coding sequence ATGGGCGAGGCACCCCCACTGCTCGAAGCACGCGGACTGGTCAAGGTCTACCCAGGCGTGCGCGCGCTCGACGGCGCGGACTTCACGCTCCGCGCGGGCGAGGTCCATGCCCTCATGGGCGAGAACGGAGCGGGCAAGTCCACGCTCATCAAGGCGTTGACCGGCGCGGTGTTGCCGGACGCGGGTGAGGTGCGGCTTGACGGTCGTGTCGTCAGGCCGCGCTCGCCTGTCGAGGCGCAGAGGCTTGGCATCAGCACGGTCTACCAGGAAGTGAACCTCGCGCCGAACCTGTCGCTCGCCGAGAACGTGCTGCTCGGCAGGCAGCCGCGACAGTTCGGGCTGATCGACCGACGGCGGTCGCGCCGGCGCGCCGAGAAGGTCATGGCACGCCTGGGCGTGCGAGCGGACGTGGGACGACCGCTGGGGTCGCTCCCCATCGCGGTGCAGCAGATGGCCGCGATCGGGCGTGCCCTTGACCTTGATGCCCGCGTGCTCGTGCTCGACGAGCCGACGTCGAGCCTCGACGCGGAGGAGACGGCGCGGCTGTTCGCGGTGATGCGCGACCTGGCGACGCGCGGCATGGGCGTCGTGTTCATCACGCACTTCATCGGACAGGTGTACGAGGCGTGCGGGCGCATCACTGTGATGCGGGGCGGGCGTGTGGTCGCCGTGCGCGACGCCGAAGACCTGCCACGGCTGGAACTCGTTGCCCTGATGCTCGGCGTGTCGATGGAAGAGGCGCGGGCGATCGAGCGCTCGCACGCTCGGACGGGTTCTTCGGCGGACGTTGCGCTGCGCGCGCAAGGGCTGCGCCGCGGGCGGGTCGGGCCGATCGACCTCGAACTGCGGAAGGGGGGCGCGCTCGGCCTAGCGGGGCTGCTCGGATCGGGGCGCACCGAAACCGCCCGCATGGTCGCTGGCGCGGATCGGCCCGAGAGCGGCCGCGTCGAGATCGACGGGCGATCCGTGCCGACCGGCTCGCCTCGCCGCGCGATCGCCGCGGGGATCGCGCTCTGCCCGGAAGACCGCAAGGCGGAGGCTCTCGTGCCGGGGCTGTCGGTGCGAGAGAACATCTCGCTCGCAGCGCAGGCACGCCGAGGGTGGTGGCGTCCGATCGGGCGGCGCGGGCAGCGTGAACTCGCCGAGCGGTTCGTGCGTTCGCTGCGCATCGCGACGCCGGGCGTGGAGAAGGCCGCGGGCGAACTGAGCGGCGGGAACCAGCAGAAAGTGGTGCTGGCGCGATGGCTGGCGACGGAGCCGCGCGTGCTGCTGCTGGACGAGCCGACACGGGGCATCGACGTGGGCGCGAAGGCGGAGGTCGAGCGGCTCGTCGGCGACCTGTGCGCGCGCGGCGTGGCGATGCTGTTCATCTCATCGGAGGTCGAGGAAGTCGCCCGCGTGTGCGACCGCGTCCTGGTGCTGCGGGACGGTCGCGCGGCGGGCGAACTCTCCGGCCAAGTCGTGACGGTCGAAGCCGTCATGCGGCTGATCGCGGGGGAGGGCGAGCGTGCGTGA
- a CDS encoding ABC transporter permease: MRAIGRAAPAAAAVGLLLAFNALFTPGFFDLSVIDGRLTGSLVDVLNRGAIVVLLALGMALVIATGGVDLSVGAVMAIAGATAATLVAQHGTNSWAAIAAALAVGAAAGAFNGTLVAGAGVQPIVATLVLMVAGRGAAQLLTGGQIVTFNDPILNFIDGGFIAGVPMPALIAAGALTLGVALTRGTALGLFIEATGDNERAARLAGVRVRVVKASAYVLCGAAAAVAGLLAASDIRAADANNAGLYLELDAILAAVLGGTALRGGRFSLVGAALGALFIQGMTTTLYLHDVGPNATLALKATAVLAVCLAVSERARAWTTRWRGER, translated from the coding sequence CTGCGAGCGATCGGACGGGCCGCGCCCGCCGCGGCGGCGGTCGGCCTGCTGCTGGCGTTCAACGCCCTCTTCACGCCGGGATTCTTCGACCTGTCGGTCATTGACGGCCGGCTCACCGGGTCGCTCGTGGACGTGCTGAACCGCGGCGCGATCGTCGTGCTGCTCGCGCTCGGCATGGCGCTCGTCATCGCCACGGGCGGCGTGGACCTCTCGGTCGGCGCGGTCATGGCGATCGCGGGCGCGACGGCGGCCACGCTGGTGGCGCAGCACGGGACGAACTCGTGGGCGGCCATCGCGGCCGCGCTCGCCGTCGGCGCGGCAGCCGGCGCGTTCAACGGCACGCTCGTCGCCGGCGCGGGCGTGCAGCCCATCGTCGCAACGCTCGTCCTCATGGTTGCCGGCCGCGGCGCGGCGCAACTCCTCACGGGAGGACAGATCGTCACCTTCAACGACCCCATCCTGAACTTCATCGACGGCGGTTTCATCGCGGGCGTGCCCATGCCCGCGCTGATCGCCGCCGGCGCGCTGACGCTCGGCGTCGCGCTCACGCGCGGCACGGCCCTCGGCCTCTTCATCGAGGCGACGGGCGACAACGAACGAGCCGCTCGCTTGGCGGGCGTGCGCGTGCGGGTGGTAAAGGCATCGGCCTACGTGCTCTGCGGCGCGGCGGCCGCCGTCGCCGGGCTGCTCGCCGCGAGCGACATCCGCGCCGCCGACGCCAACAACGCCGGTCTGTACCTCGAACTGGACGCGATCCTCGCCGCGGTGCTGGGCGGGACCGCGCTGCGGGGGGGGAGGTTCTCGCTCGTCGGGGCCGCGCTCGGCGCGCTGTTCATCCAGGGAATGACGACGACGCTCTACCTGCACGACGTCGGCCCGAACGCGACGCTGGCCCTGAAGGCAACCGCAGTGCTGGCGGTATGCCTGGCGGTCTCGGAGCGGGCAAGGGCATGGACGACGAGGTGGCGGGGAGAACGATGA
- a CDS encoding sugar ABC transporter permease YjfF (membrane component of a putative sugar ABC transporter system), whose product MNQQPARRLLFRALRGLRVHALLSPQDVPLAATVGVLIALFTACAIAFPGFLSPGVARNLLVGNAVLGLVCIGMTFVIISGGIDLSVGAAIGFSSILIALLVQHGWHPLSAFGVSLATGTAGGAAMGTLIHRFALPPFLVTLAGMFLYRGGALMVSERSITIRHPFHRTLAEWGSGPVPPAVVMFIMIAAAGFVLARWTRFGRDVYALGGGEESARLMGVRVASVRMRVYAISGLCAALAGVAMTLATGAGNATTGHLAELDAIAAVVIGGTPLAGGAGSIVGTVAGVLIFGLIQEAMPRAGVTNSWWFRIAVGGLLLGFVLLQRGLEGRRAR is encoded by the coding sequence ATGAACCAGCAGCCCGCCAGACGCCTGCTCTTTCGCGCTCTTCGTGGCCTTCGCGTTCACGCTCTGCTCTCTCCGCAAGACGTGCCGCTCGCCGCGACGGTCGGCGTGCTGATCGCTCTCTTCACGGCGTGCGCCATCGCCTTTCCGGGGTTCCTGTCGCCCGGCGTGGCCCGCAACCTGCTCGTCGGCAACGCCGTCCTCGGACTGGTCTGCATCGGCATGACCTTCGTCATCATCTCCGGCGGCATCGACCTCTCCGTCGGCGCGGCGATCGGCTTCTCCAGCATCCTCATCGCCTTGCTCGTGCAGCACGGCTGGCACCCGCTGTCGGCGTTCGGCGTCTCGCTCGCGACCGGCACGGCGGGCGGGGCAGCGATGGGAACGCTCATCCACCGCTTCGCATTGCCGCCGTTCCTCGTCACGCTCGCGGGCATGTTCCTCTACCGCGGCGGCGCGCTGATGGTCAGCGAGCGATCCATCACCATCCGCCACCCCTTCCACCGCACGCTCGCGGAATGGGGTTCAGGCCCGGTCCCGCCGGCGGTCGTGATGTTCATCATGATCGCCGCGGCGGGCTTTGTGCTCGCGCGGTGGACACGCTTCGGGCGCGACGTGTACGCCCTCGGCGGTGGCGAGGAGTCCGCCCGGCTGATGGGTGTCCGCGTCGCAAGCGTGAGGATGCGCGTCTACGCGATCAGTGGGCTGTGCGCCGCGCTCGCCGGGGTGGCAATGACGCTGGCGACAGGCGCGGGCAACGCCACGACCGGACACCTCGCGGAACTCGACGCGATCGCTGCCGTGGTCATCGGCGGCACGCCCCTCGCGGGCGGCGCTGGTTCGATCGTCGGGACGGTGGCCGGCGTGCTGATCTTCGGACTGATCCAGGAGGCGATGCCGCGCGCGGGCGTGACGAACTCGTGGTGGTTCCGCATTGCCGTGGGCGGGCTGCTGCTGGGATTCGTGCTGCTGCAACGGGGCCTGGAAGGAAGAAGGGCGAGATGA
- a CDS encoding PEP-CTERM sorting domain-containing protein has translation MKGSQFRLTAASFALAAAGVVALPCGLAHAQDTKNFRIRNQSKENVRTLSDLYAFDGANNTGKRTEILRKGDATDDVNIAAGGVKNIAVPKDSMSYTVSWMKDGKEIEHDLNEPFITFAYATFDAPGFAGLMAVAFDDVQGALPPEGYMGLVMGGKYAEPQYQWFTFYDATASDGFIARDPNGVPISPLLSGYSVETAFHWSVIPAPSTLAVLGGLGMAAIRRRRR, from the coding sequence ATGAAGGGTTCCCAGTTTCGGTTGACGGCGGCGTCGTTTGCGCTCGCTGCCGCGGGGGTCGTGGCGTTGCCGTGCGGCTTGGCGCACGCGCAGGATACGAAGAACTTCAGGATCAGGAACCAGTCGAAGGAGAACGTGCGGACACTCTCCGACCTGTACGCGTTCGACGGCGCGAACAACACGGGCAAGAGGACCGAGATTCTCAGGAAGGGCGACGCGACCGACGACGTCAACATCGCGGCGGGTGGCGTCAAGAACATCGCGGTCCCCAAGGATTCGATGAGCTACACGGTCTCGTGGATGAAGGACGGCAAGGAGATCGAGCACGACCTGAATGAGCCCTTCATCACGTTCGCGTACGCCACCTTCGATGCGCCCGGCTTCGCGGGTCTGATGGCCGTCGCGTTCGACGACGTGCAGGGAGCGCTCCCGCCCGAGGGGTACATGGGCCTGGTGATGGGCGGCAAGTACGCTGAACCGCAGTACCAGTGGTTCACCTTCTACGACGCCACGGCGTCCGACGGCTTCATCGCACGCGACCCCAACGGTGTCCCGATCAGCCCGCTCCTGAGCGGCTACTCCGTCGAGACGGCGTTCCACTGGTCGGTGATCCCGGCACCCTCCACACTCGCGGTCCTGGGCGGACTCGGCATGGCTGCCATCCGCCGCCGGCGGCGATAG
- the thiL gene encoding thiamine-phosphate kinase: MRESDLLAHVYTIAAGADAAAAGVLVGPGDDCAVVRAPGGDELLLTVDQVVEGRHFEPGTPVDLIARKAVARSISDIAAMGGVPAWGLAAGVLPEKYEHGRDLCDALHRWGMHWRCPIVGGDIASGPGPLTMTVTVVGRMDGVKPVPRSGSLPGDELWLTGQVGGSFESGWHLRFEPRLEAGRAAARSGLVHAMIDLSDGLGRDAGRIGAASGVRLVIDAAKIPVSHRCRDWRQAVREGEDYELLMCVAVGDVRSGRPPFDAQPPLIGPIGLVRACREREAPGATIVDAYGREHDAGEMGWDHGG; encoded by the coding sequence ATGCGCGAATCAGACCTGCTCGCCCACGTCTACACCATCGCGGCGGGAGCCGATGCCGCCGCGGCGGGGGTTCTCGTCGGCCCGGGCGACGACTGCGCGGTCGTGCGCGCGCCGGGCGGCGATGAACTGCTCCTCACGGTGGACCAGGTCGTCGAGGGAAGGCACTTCGAGCCGGGAACACCCGTTGACCTGATCGCCCGCAAGGCCGTCGCGCGGTCGATTTCGGACATCGCTGCGATGGGCGGTGTGCCCGCGTGGGGGCTTGCCGCGGGCGTGCTGCCGGAGAAGTACGAGCACGGGCGCGACCTGTGCGACGCCCTGCACAGGTGGGGAATGCACTGGCGCTGCCCGATCGTGGGCGGCGACATCGCGTCGGGACCGGGACCGCTCACGATGACCGTGACCGTCGTCGGCCGCATGGACGGTGTGAAGCCGGTGCCGCGCTCCGGCTCGCTGCCAGGCGATGAACTCTGGCTCACAGGCCAGGTCGGCGGTTCGTTCGAGTCCGGGTGGCACCTCCGGTTTGAGCCGCGCCTGGAGGCGGGGCGCGCCGCGGCGCGATCCGGGCTGGTCCACGCGATGATCGACCTCTCGGACGGACTCGGGCGCGACGCGGGCCGGATCGGCGCGGCGTCCGGTGTGCGTCTCGTGATCGACGCCGCGAAGATCCCCGTCAGCCACCGCTGCCGCGACTGGCGGCAGGCCGTGCGCGAAGGCGAGGACTACGAACTCCTCATGTGCGTCGCTGTGGGCGACGTCCGCTCGGGGCGTCCGCCGTTCGACGCGCAGCCGCCGCTGATCGGCCCGATCGGCTTGGTCCGCGCCTGCCGCGAGCGCGAAGCCCCGGGGGCGACGATCGTGGACGCCTACGGGCGAGAGCACGACGCGGGCGAGATGGGCTGGGACCACGGGGGCTAG